A stretch of the Gracilinanus agilis isolate LMUSP501 chromosome 4, AgileGrace, whole genome shotgun sequence genome encodes the following:
- the MOV10 gene encoding helicase MOV-10 gives MTKKFSRAKLRETGQRFRSFLAARGQDQETNRELLRDLYNEDFKNSLRSSGSHGEHEDFEDPVPTFSSMLYGMRFYGQAKVSKDKVKFCKVNHKKKKVKQEIRLMGFREIKPPGSKKTKSQLTKIFQNRAEYIRGKYGVDVEAEGGYKTRDGQLVIRLDLDQKVIVTLRLQNGGSYPVTLLRILPLCRVPQLRFESETEEDGPITLNPGDFHELHVHCLTRYVGYFPATVLWELQGPLGSRIEEPGIFHIARFLAVLARSPLAKLLEPTAPYQRNRLPLYPALTSRVEDGERPDRGLGYDLEMTLSLPKYHYPAKLKQLLPQLLKSPSFGTHSDVAKIQSQLKTPLSWRNYEEKFRLLLHLEELQMEQDIRHYDLESVPMIWDPKDRNPPLLTLEVPGVAENRPSVLRGDHLFAIPTSDQGQDAVTYRGFVHRVELDRVKLSFAPGLLNRFVNGMTFKVTFTFNRQPLRVQHRALGLARQNALEPLLFPSYPRAAPLLPPNLQLSLYDRSLESNPEQMQAVRHIVLGTSRPCPYIIFGPPGTGKTVTLVETIKQVVKLLPNAHVLACAPSNSAADLLCKNLRTHLPSSIYRLLAPSRDIHFVPEDIKPCCNWDPQKGIYVYPAKKKLQTYRVLITTLITAARLVSAEFPPGHFTHVFIDEAGHAVEPEGLVAVAGLLDVRDSIDPGGQLVLAGDPQQLGPVLRSSLAQKHGLGVSLLERLLNHNPLYQKGPEGYNPRLVTKLLRNYRSHPHILFVPNNRYYEGELLAHADPMDSERYCHWEELPHKGFPIIFHGVMGKDDREGNSPSFFNSEEAATVVFYLKKLLTPLPKKGQGRLSPQNVGVISPYRKQVEKIYQCITKLDKDLKSLDNIKDLKVGSVEEFQGQERSVLLVSTVRSSQSFVQMDSDFNLGFLRNPKRFNVAVTRAKALLIIVGNPLLLYQDPEWNTFLRFCKENGGYTGCPFPDLEPEQMLTQQLSSLSLGSPTSEPPPHHRAPLASGLQEQVEPPWRNEL, from the exons aTGACCAAAAAGTTCAGCCGCGCCAAGCTCCGAGAGACCGGCCAGAGATTCCGGAGTTTCCTGGCTGCTCGGGGACAGGACCAAGAAACCAACCGCGAGTTGCTGCGGGATCTGTACAACGAAGACTTCAAGAACAG TCTCAGGTCCTCTGGCAGCCATGGAGAGCACGAGGACTTTGAGGATCCTGTGCCTACCTTCTCCTCCATGCTCTATGGAATGCGCTTTTATGGTCAAGCTAAGGTCTCCAAGGATAAGGTCAAGTTTTGCAAAGTGAATCACAAG aagaagaaagtgaagcaGGAAATCAGGTTGATGGGTTTTAGGGAGATCAAACCTCCAGGATCCAAGAAGACCAAGTCTCAGCTGACAAAGATCTTCCAAAATAG GGCCGAGTATATCCGTGGGAAATACGGTGTGGACGTGGAGGCTGAGGGAGGCTATAAGACCCGAGATGGCCAGCTTGTTATCCGCCTGGATTTGGACCAGAAGGTGATCGTGACCCTGAGGCTTCAGAATGGGGGAAGCTATCCCGTCACCCTGCTCCGCATCCTTCCACTCTGCCGGGTCCCCCAGTTACGTTTCGAGTCAGAAACTGAAGAAGATGGGCCGATCACTCTAAACCCCG GTGACTTCCATGAGCTCCATGTCCACTGTCTGACCAGATATGTGGGCTACTTTCCTGCAACTGTGCTGTGGGAGCTGCAGGGACCTTTGGGATCAAGGATAGAGGAGCCAGGAATCTTCCACATTGCACGATTCCTGGCCGTCTTGGCCCGAAGTCCCCTGGCCAAATTGCTGGAGCCCACAGCTCCCTACCAGCGCAACCGACTTCCACTGTATCCTGCTTTAACCAGCCGGGTGGAAGATGGGGAGAGACCAGACAG GGGTCTGGGGTACGACCTGGAGATGACTTTGAGCCTTCCAAAGTACCACTACCCAGCCAAACTAAAGCAGCTGCTTCCACAACTCCTGAAATCCCCCAGTTTCGGCACTCACAGTGATGTGGCTAAGATCCA AAGCCAGCTGAAGACTCCACTAAGTTGGAGGAATTATGAGGAGAAGTTTCGGCTGCTTTTACACCTAGAAGAGCTTCAGATGGAGCAAGACATCCGCCACTATGACTTGGAGTCTGTCCCCATGATCTGGGACCCAAAGGACCGAAACCCCCCGCTCCTCACCTTAGAG gtTCCTGGAGTTGCTGAGAACCGTCCCTCTGTGCTTCGAGGGGACCACCTATTTGCCATCCCAACCTCAGATCAGGGCCAGGATGCCGTCACTTACAGGGGCTTTGTACATCGGGTAGAGTTGGATAGGGTCAAGCTGAGCTTTGCCCCAGG ACTCCTGAACCGTTTTGTGAATGGGATGACCTTCAAGGTGACCTTCACCTTCAACAGGCAGCCCCTTCGGGTCCAGCATCGGGCTCTGGGATTGGCCAGGCAGAATGCGCTCGAGCCGCTGCTGTTTCCTTCTTATCCCCGTGCCGCCCCTCTTCTGCCTCCCAATTTGCAGCTTTC GTTGTATGATCGGAGTCTAGAGTCCAACCCTGAACAGATGCAAGCTGTGAGGCACATTGTTCTGGGCACTTCGCGTCCCTGTCCCTACATCATCTTTGGGCCTCCGGGGACTGGAAAGACTGTCACCTTGGTGGAGACGATTAAGCAG GTGGTGAAGCTCCTGCCAAATGCCCATGTCCTGGCCTGTGCCCCATCCAACTCAGCAGCTGACCTGCTATGTAAGAATCTCCGAACCCATCTGCCCAGTTCCATCTACCGCCTCCTGGCCCCCAGTAGGGACATCCACTTTGTTCCTGAGGATATCAAG CCCTGCTGTAACTGGGACCCACAGAAGGGGATTTACGTCTATCCTGCCAAGAAGAAGCTGCAGACATACCGTGTCCTCATCACCACCCTGATCACTGCAGCCAG GCTGGTCTCTGCCGAGTTCCCTCCCGGTCACTTCACTCACGTGTTCATCGATGAGGCTGGCCATGCCGTGGAACCAGAGGGCCTTGTGGCCGTGGCAG GGTTACTGGATGTCAGAGACTCCATTGATCCGGGTGGACAACTCGTCCTGGCTGGAGATCCGCAGCAGTTGGGTCCTGTGCTACGTTCTTCCCTTGCCCAGAAACATGGGCTGG GTGTTTCTCTGCTGGAGCGGCTCCTGAATCACAACCCTCTGTACCAGAAGGGCCCCGAGGGCTATAATCCCCGCCTGGTCACCAAGTTATTGCGCAATTACAG GTCTCACCCTCACATCTTATTCGTCCCTAACAACCGGTACTATGAGGGGGAACTCCTGGCCCACGCAGATCCGATGGACAGCGAACGATACTGTCACTGGGAGGAGCTCCCTCACaag GGCTTCCCAATCATCTTTCATGGTGTGATGGGCAAGGATGACCGTGAAGGAAATAGCCCATCTTTCTTCAACTCAGAGGAGGCAGCTACAGTCGTTTTCTACCTGAAGAAACTTCTGACCCCACTCCCTAAGAAAGGCCAAGGCCGGCTGAGCCCCCAGAATGTGGGAGTTATCTCCCCCTACAGGAAACAG GTGGAGAAAATCTACCAGTGTATAACCAAGCTGGATAAAGATCTCAAGAGCCTGGACAACATCAAAGATTTGAAG GTGGGCTCTGTGGAAGAGTTCCAAGGCCAAGAGCGGAGTGTTCTTCTTGTGTCCACCGTCCGCAGCAGTCAGAGTTTTGTCCAGATGGATTCCGATTTTAATCTGGGCTTTCTCCGAAACCCCAAG AGATTCAATGTGGCGGTGACCCGAGCCAAGGCGCTCCTTATTATCGTGGGGAATCCTTTGCTTCTCTACCAGGATCCTGAATGGAACAC GTTTCTGAGGTTCTGTAAAGAAAACGGGGGCTACACCGGGTGCCCCTTCCCCGACCTGGAACCGGAGCAGATGCTGACCCAGCAGCTGAGCAGCCTGAGCCTGGGCTCCCCTACCTCAG AGCCTCCCCCTCACCACCGGGCCCCCCTGGCCAGTGGCCTTCAGGAGCAAGTGGAGCCCCCCTGGAGGAATGAGCTTTAA
- the RHOC gene encoding rho-related GTP-binding protein RhoC, whose amino-acid sequence MAAIRKKLVIVGDGACGKTCLLIVFSKDQFPEVYVPTVFENYIADIEVDGKQVELALWDTAGQEDYDRLRPLSYPDTDVILMCFSIDSPDSLENIPEKWTPEVKHFCPNVPIILVGNKKDLRQDEHTRRELAKMKQEPVRSEEGRDMANRISAFGYLECSAKTKEGVREVFEMATRAGLQVRKNKRRRGCPLL is encoded by the exons ATGGCTGCGATTCGGAAGAAGCTGGTGATCGTGGGGGATGGTGCCTGTGGGAAAACCTGCCTCCTCATCGTCTTCAGCAAGGACCAGTTCCCCGAGGTCTACGTCCCCACCGTCTTTGAGAACTACATTGCTGACATCGAAGTGGATGGCAAGCAG GTGGAGCTGGCCTTATGGGACACAGCCGGGCAGGAAGACTATGACCGACTCCGGCCGCTCTCTTACCCCGACACTGATGTCATCCTCATGTGCTTCTCCATTGACAGCCCAGACAGCCTTG AGAACATCCCCGAGAAGTGGACGCCAGAAGTCAAGCACTTCTGCCCCAACGTGCCCATCATCCTGGTGGGCAACAAGAAGGACCTGAGGCAGGACGAGCACACGCGCAGGGAGCTGGCCAAGATGAAGCAG GAGCCCGTGAGGTCAGAGGAGGGCCGGGACATGGCCAATCGGATCAGCGCCTTTGGCTACCTGGAGTGCTCTGCCAAGACCAAGGAGGGGGTGCGAGAAGTGTTTGAGATGGCCACACGCGCCGGCCTGCAGGTCCGAAAGAACAAGCGGCGCCGGGGCTGCCCTCTGCTCTGA
- the PPM1J gene encoding protein phosphatase 1J isoform X2 has product MGGPEKSIKDQSHQGLYFHYWGLFDGHAGGGAAEMASRLLHRHIREQLQGLVEILQDPAPPPLCLPSTTRASVSLDSPCPGGPQPCWPLQKEVTHESLVVGAIENAFQFMDAHMAREQRSQYVVGGCCALVVVYLLGKMYVANAGDSRAIIVRNGDIIPMSREFTPETERQRLQLLGFLKPELLGNEFTHLEFPRRVQPKELGQRMLYRDQSMTGWAYKKIELEDLRCPLVCGEGKKARVMATIGVTRALGDHNLKVCSSTLPVKPFLSCFPEVQVYDLTQYEHCPDDVLILGTDGLWDVSSDKDVAATVDKVLSSYEPNDPSRYTALAQALVLGARGISREQGWRLPNNKMGSGDDISVFVIPLGGPGSYT; this is encoded by the exons ATGGGTGGGCCAGAGAAATCCATCAAGGACCAG AGCCACCAGGGTCTCTACTTCCATTACTGGGGCCTGTTTGATGGGCATGCAGGGGGTGGAGCAGCAGAGATGGCCTCTAGACTCCTTCATCGGCATATTCGGGAGCAACTTCAGGGCCTAGTGGAGATCCTGCAGGACCCTGCTCCACCCCCTCTCTGCCTTCCATCCACTACTCGGGCCTCTGTCTCCTTGGATTCCCCATGCCCTGGTGGGCCCCAGCCATGCTGGCCATTGCAGAAAGAGGTGACCCATGAGAGCCTCGTGGTGGGGGCCATTGAGAATGCCTTCCAGTTCATG GATGCCCACATGGCACGGGAGCAGAGGAGCCAGTATGTAGTAGGGGGTTGCTGTGCCCTGGTCGTGGTCTACCTATTAGGGAAGATGTATGTGGCCAATGCTGGAGACAGCAG ggcTATCATTGTCCGAAATGGGGACATCATTCCAATGTCTCGGGAGTTTACCcctgagacagaaagacagagactgCAACTCCTG GGCTTCCTGAAGCCAGAGCTGTTGGGCAATGAATTCACCCACCTTGAGTTCCCCCGAAGAGTCCAGCCTAAAGAGCTAGGTCAACGAATGCTGTATCGGGACCAGAGCATGACTGGCTG gGCCTATAAAAAGATTGAACTGGAAGATCTCAGGTGTCCCCTGGTTTGTGGAGAAGGCAAAAAG GCTCGGGTTATGGCCACTATTGGAGTGACCCGGGCCTTGGGTGACCATAATCTTAAAGTGTGCAGTTCTACTCTGCCTGTCAAACCTTTCCTCTCCTGTTTCCCTGAG GTACAGGTGTATGACCTGACTCAATATGAACACTGCCCAGATGATGTGTTAATCCTGGGCACAGATGGATTATGGGATGTCAGCAGTGACAAAGATGTGGCTGCCACTGTGGACAAAGTACTGTCCAGCTATGAGCCCAATGACCCCAGCAG GTACACTGCACTGGCCCAAGCCCTGGTCCTGGGGGCAAGGGGCATCTCCAGGGAGCAGGGCTGGCGGCTCCCCAACAACAAAATGGGCTCAGGCGATGATATTTCTGTCTTCGTCATCCCACTAGGGGGGCCTGGCAGCTATACTTAA